The sequence TGGACTCCAACTCGACCATGCTCGATCCCGCCGTGATCGGGGAGCGCCATTACAAAGTGGCGCGAGCCGTCCAGCAGACCCTGCAGCGCTACAAGGACCTGCAGGACATCATCGCCATCCTCGGCATGGACGAGCTCAGCGAGGACGACAAGCAGGTCGTGGAACGCGCCCGCAAGGTGCAGAAGTTTCTCTCACAGCCCTTTTTCGTGGCGACCCAGTTCACGGGCACTCCAGGAAAGTACGTGGCCTTGGAGGAGACCATTTCGGCATTCGAGGAAATCCTCAGCGGCGAGCTCGATGAGCTTCCCGAACAGGCATTCTACATGGTTGGCAACATCAACGAAGCGAAGCAGCGGGCACAGGAGCTTGCGAGCTAATGCGCGAAACGGGCGGAGCACTGACCCTGGAGGTCGCCACACCCGCGGGCCTGGCGGTCCGAACCGAGGCCTACTGGGTGCAGCTGCCTAGTGTGCTGGGCGAGCTCAGCGTGCTGCCCCAGCACATTCCCCTGCTGGCCGCGGTCAACGCCGGTGCGCTCCGCTATCGCTCGCAGGACGGGGATCAGCTGGCAGCTATTGGAACCGGTTACGTCGAGGTTGGACCCGAGATCGTGCGACTGCTCACCGATGAGTTCGCCAAGGCAGACGAGATCGAGCTCGATCGAGCCCAACAGCAGCTGGTAGAAGCCCACGAGCGTCTGGACGCCTTCGATGGGCCCGCCGAAAGCCAAACCCACCAGGAGCTCGCAAGTGCGGTGGCCTGGGCACAGGCCCTGGTTCGCATAGCCAACGAGCAGAGCGAACGCTAGA comes from Pseudomonadota bacterium and encodes:
- the atpC gene encoding ATP synthase F1 subunit epsilon, giving the protein MRETGGALTLEVATPAGLAVRTEAYWVQLPSVLGELSVLPQHIPLLAAVNAGALRYRSQDGDQLAAIGTGYVEVGPEIVRLLTDEFAKADEIELDRAQQQLVEAHERLDAFDGPAESQTHQELASAVAWAQALVRIANEQSER